One genomic region from Labeo rohita strain BAU-BD-2019 chromosome 7, IGBB_LRoh.1.0, whole genome shotgun sequence encodes:
- the LOC127168067 gene encoding high choriolytic enzyme 1-like, which translates to MFVNKVTFGFLALLLVFSAEGKPIVEDKSQLSVSELLHRANRGIVPQPDEPKLMDDIAINEKNADPCTTYGCLWPKYSDGNVYIPYVIANSYSPYEVDIIQRGLDSFSYSTCIRFFPRSTERDYISIESRSGCYSYVGRQGYAQTVSLERGGCTYHNIVQHELIHALGFNHEQTRSDRDNHIQVVWENIIEDMKYNFNKIDTLNQGTPYDYSSVMQYERYAFSKNGLPTMIPIPDNNAELGTSTEMSQNDIIRINRLYQCS; encoded by the exons ATGTTTGTAAACAAGGTTACTTTTGGCTTTTTGGCCTTGCTGCTGGTTTTCTCAGCTGAGGGAAAg CCTA ttgttGAGGACAAGTCTCAGCTGTCTGTGTCTGAACTGCTACACAGAGCCAACAGAGGCATCG TTCCTCAACCCGATGAGCCCAAGCTAATGGATGACATTGCTATTAATGAGAAAAATGCTGATCCATGCACCACCTATGGCTGCCTCTGGCCCAAATACAGCGATGGAAATGTTTATATACCTTACGTCATTGCCAACAGCTACT CCCCATATGAGGTGGATATCATTCAGCGTGGTCTGGACTCCTTCTCCTACAGCACCTGCATCCGCTTCTTCCCCCGGAGCACCGAGAGAGACTATATCAGCATTGAGTCTCGCAGTGG ATGCTACTCATACGTTGGTCGTCAGGGTTATGCCCAGACCGTGTCTCTAGAACGTGGTGGCTGCACTTACCACAACATTGTGCAGCATGAACTTATCCACGCTCTTGGCTTCAACCATGAACAGACCCGTAGTGACCGTGACAATCACATCCAAGTCGTCTGGGAGAACATCATTGAAG ACATGAAGTACAACTTCAACAAAATTGACACCCTAAACCAGGGAACTCCCTACGACTACAGCTCTGTGATGCAGTATGAGAG ATACGCATTCTCCAAGAATGGACTCCCCACTATGATTCCCATTCCTGACAATAATGCAGAGCTGGGCACATCTACTGAGATGAGCCAGAATGACATCATCAGAATCAACAGGCTCTACCAGTGCT
- the LOC127168065 gene encoding hatching enzyme 1.2-like — translation MYLVVVISLLLNSVQSRPVEDLTEKMSGKAGNITEKDHMPVSVIIETNKHAGHGVDGALITFGDIAVPKGFQNADRCTAHRCKWKRSRNGLVYVPYVIANQYSPDERGVIERGLQSFAEVSCIRFVRHEGQRDFLHIQSNSGCYSYLGRQGGGQVVSLQRPGCVYHSVVQHELLHALGFHHEQNRSDRDKHVKIILENVIPAQQYNFEKSDTNNLNTRYDYNSVMHYPRNAFSRNNEPTIIPIPDNSVVIGEAQRMSPNDILRINRLYCR, via the exons ATGTACCTAGTGGTGGTCATCTCTCTTCTGCTGAACTCTGTTCAGAGTCGTCCTGTTGAG GACTTAACTGAAAAGATGTCTGGGAAGGCTG GTAACATCACTGAAAAAGACCATATGCCAGTGTCAGTTATAATTGAGACCAACAAACATGCAG GCCATGGAGTGGACGGGGCCTTGATCACGTTTGGAGACATCGCCGTACCAAAAGGCTTCCAGAATGCAGATCGGTGCACAGCTCATAGATGCAAATGGAAGAGAAGCAGAAATGGATTAGTCTATGTGCCCTACGTAATCGCCAACCAGTACT CTCCAGATGAAAGAGGTGTGATTGAACGAGGCTTACAGTCCTTTGCGGAGGTTTCCTGCATTCGATTCGTACGACATGAAGGGCAGAGGGACTTTCTCCACATACAGTCTAATTCTGG TTGCTACTCATATTTGGGGCGCCAAGGTGGAGGACAAGTTGTTTCTCTACAAAGGCCTGGGTGTGTCTATCATAGTGTTGTTCAGCACGAACTCCTTCATGCTCTCGGGTTCCACCACGAACAGAACCGTAGCGACCGTGACAAACACGTCAAAATCATTCTTGAGAACGTCATACCTG CACAGCAGTACAATTTCGAGAAAAGTGACACCAACAATCTGAACACCCGATATGACTACAACTCTGTCATGCACTATCCAAG GAACGCTTTCTCAAGGAACAATGAGCCAACCATAATTCCCATTCCTGATAATagtgttgtgattggcgaaGCTCAAAGAATGAGCCCCAATGACATCCTGCGGATTAACAGACTCTACTGCC gtTGA